Sequence from the Rutidosis leptorrhynchoides isolate AG116_Rl617_1_P2 chromosome 3, CSIRO_AGI_Rlap_v1, whole genome shotgun sequence genome:
cgatagatctatcaacaggattcgcgtttacactaccccatgtaaatagtagttaccaagctacagggaagtatgccagtggtacaactcaacgtagaatatatttttaatcacttgtgtccataacgtaaatcataatttgcatgtattctcatcccaaaatatttaaggtttaaaaatgggactatatactcaccatactgtattttgtagtaaaaatacatataacatcattgaacaagtgtagggttggcctcggattcacgaacctatatcatttgtatatatattaaaacatataatcgtaatcgagcaagtttatatatatttttattaataatatacgtGTTTTATTAtctgttatttagataaatttaatatttttaatttatataatatttatgtaatcattatttctcattcattataacatattaataataagaattcaTATTATGGTTTATATATGATATTTATATCTTAATTGATATATTTCATCCATAGCTtaaaaatatagtaatatataaattCTATTGTAcctgtattcatataattataacaattcttcataattttaTCATATCACTTTTATAATAATTTCGTAACATGAATGTTGATAACAATACTATAatgattaaaattaataataatattaatgattaatgttacttatattattactaatgataataataataatatttttaaatataagtatgataataattataattataattataatactaataataacaatattaataataatcataataataataataataataataataataataataataataataataataataaaagataagaggaCTACCTTTAAAGgaggctttaaaaaaaataaatgttccaaccaaggctcgaacccgagacctctagttaACCAGACCCATGTCTTAACCAGCCGAAccattttgtttttctgttttataaccccTCGAATATAATATAACCCGTTTAACTgttcctatttcttcttcttcaataaaCCAACCAATCCTAAACCAATTAATCTTAGTAGTGGTAAAAGAAATTCGATTTTTAAGATTTAATGACTGAAACAGAGACGGTTACCTGTGATTATTTAAATTtattgaaacagaaaaaaaaataaaaaataaaaagagctgcaacagcttttTATGAACACGGAGAACACACAtattgattttgaaattgagaCAGTTTTGGACCATGATTTCAACATGAGATAAGTTTCAAATCCTTCATATAAAATTTCTGGATAGTCAATTATACTTAAAACATCGAAAAGTGTTCGAATTTCATTAAGAACGAATAAGTTGACTTATGAAAATacatctttgactccaaaattcggatCTGTTATAAGGAATTGGAAtgcgaaactttacagaaagtttgacTAGAGAAATCCTAACACAACTGCattaatacatttttaaaattcatACAAATTCGAGCTATAGCAATTTGAGTTCAAAAATAGGGACCCGTCTAGTTTTTCTCAATATTTCTGATTCAATTCGACAACTGCAGCAGGTATTTGAAATGTATATTTGTTGgtgatgatggagatattctaattACTTGTTTACACTGTAATTGATCGAATTTATAGCAATATATGTCGTCAATCCGTTGGTTAAACACAggaacataaaataaaataaaaataaaagttggaATCGATGTTTAACCGAATTTGTTCTTATTCTGTGATATGATTCGATTTGTACTCCAAGTTAGAAACAGAAACAAAATTTATATACAGTTGATTACAACCTGAATTAGATCCTACGTTTTTTCTTgatttataatataataaatattaataactaatatattaataataataataattatattaataataataaataaacaatagtaataaaaatgattataatcatattattaatgttaattaaaatgtattattttctaataatcacaattacattaatgataataatattaatttataataataataattcttaatgaaaatggtaataataatatttttttaatattactaatattatttatataattaaagttataataatgatattaacaaatcaaATATAACAATTTTAGTATTatgattttaataatattgatattaatattaataataataatgtaatattaatcatattataatttagcttgtaattacatttaatatatttatattacaatttatgtcatattttatatgaatacatctattgaatattaaatattaataatatttcaaCATAATGGTTATTAATAGAAATTTTTTATATCTATAACTATATAGCTTAcaataatatcatatatctatttatatatatttattttaataacaacttacttattttgtttattattttacatttttatttttaattgattAAGGGGTATTTTATTTATTCGAAAATATTACATATACCTATATTTATAATTACATAttttttacatttatatatatacatatttatttataaacaattgttcttgaatcgccgggattagtcaaaggtcaaatgtatatatatgaacatagttcaaagttttcgagactcaacattatagattttgcttaccgtgtcggaaacatataaagattaaagtttaaatttgatcggaaatttccgggtcatcacacttttgTCTTATTCAGCCTTCGCAACCATTCCATGTATCCTCCTGATGGTGCAATGCTTAACGCGCGATGGCATTAGCTAAATTGCGCCATATATTGCGTGTCACTGGCCCTTAGAGACGGATGGATGCGCAGCTGCAGTCACAAGCTTGCGTGAAATGTTGGCGTATTTTATGCGCATCATTAGTAGGGGTAATGAGGTGGTGTCTCATCTCATTTATGCTGACGATGTGGTTTTCATCTCCGATTGGAATAAACGAACTTGGATAATATTTTGCGAGTGTTAAACGATTTTTATAGATATTCCGGGATGAAGATCAATGTAAGTAAATCAAACATCTACGGTTTGGGTGTTAATATTGAAGAGGTTGATGCGTTTGCTTATGATGAAGGTTGCAACAGAGGCAACTTTCTGTTTACGTATTTGGGGTTACCTTTGGGTGCATCTATGAAAAGAGTCAATAGTTGGAAACCTATGGTAGACCGCTTTAGAAAATGGCTAGTCAGATGGAAATCCAATTTACTCTCGATCGGTGGTCGTCCTACTCTCATTAAAAGCGTATTGGGAAGTCTAGGTATATGTTTTTTTTTATCTCTTTTTAAATTCTCGGAATCCGTTATTACTGTTCTTGAAAGCATGCGAGCTAAAATTTTAGGGATGGTAAAAACGGGGAGCGCAAGATACATTGGATTAAGTGGGACCAAGTACTATCCTCATGTGAAAAGGGTGGCTTAGGTATTGGTAGCCTTCGAGCTTTTAATCACGCTTTGATGTTAAAATGGGTTTGGCGTTTTGTCTCTGGTATTCAATCGAAATGGGTTGCAGTGGTTAAGTCTATTCACGGCCCAACCTGAGGTTTAGATGGAGGGCTGGTTCGTGGATCAAGCATTTGGGCCTAAATCATTTTGTTGTTTTGTAATAATTTTAAGACGGGTCTTTTACCTTGTAATGTTTAAAGTGCAAAAGTGAGAAAAGGTGAGTCTATTTGTTTTTGGAAACACAATTGGCTTGGAAGTGGTTGTTTGAAAGACATACAAACGTCTATTCCACAACGATCAAGATGAAAATTGTACTCTTGCTAATCGGTTTGGTCAAGAAAATTGGCAGTGGGATTGCAAAAGAAGGGTTGAGGGTTCTAGAACACAAACACTCCCAGATTTTTTGATCGCTGAAGTTGGGTCCATATCGTTAAATAATTATCAGGATTCATTTTCTTGGAATATAGCATCAGATGGCATTTTACAGTTAGATGTACTCAAGCATACATCGATGATAGATTACTCCCCTCTTCGAACATACCCACTCAATGGCTTAAGTCTCTTCCTCGAAAGGTTAATATTTTTGTGTGGCATGTAGGGTATGATAGACTTCCTACTCGTTTAAATTTATCAGCGAAAAGGATTGAAATTGATAACATTGGTTGTGTTTCTTGTGATGTACACATCAAATCTTTGAAGCATCGCTAAAGCTTTATTGCGCAAGATTGGTATTTGTTAGACATTCGTTTCCCTCAGTTTGAAGAATGGAATGAATGCCTCACATGGTTTATCAATTGGAATATCGACAATCAATCGAAGACAAAGGTGTACGTGATCATTTCTTGCTTGTTATGGCATATTTGGAAGTACCAGAATAACGTGATATTCAACTCTCAAGCG
This genomic interval carries:
- the LOC139901385 gene encoding uncharacterized protein; translation: MKINVSKSNIYGLGVNIEEVDAFAYDEGCNRGNFLFTYLGLPLGASMKRVNSWKPMVDRFRKWLVRWKSNLLSIGGRPTLIKSVLGSLGICFFLSLFKFSESVITVLESMRAKILGMVKTGSARYIGLSGTKYYPHVKRVA